A window of Haliscomenobacter hydrossis DSM 1100 contains these coding sequences:
- a CDS encoding BNR-4 repeat-containing protein, giving the protein MLHKTYCLLCFCAVFLCCTQSTNAQNLKVDGYKGIWFTLGQFSEFGDKYSGGLGTYTANHLPVAIYAAKVQKTFFVYGGTTHRDKRHLLIMISYFDHRKKRVPKPVIVCDKMGVDDPHDNASLSIDQNGYLWVFVSGRGKIRPGLIFKSRQPYNIDAFEKIHEAEITYPQPWASEANGFLSMFTKYTNGRELYWSTSPDGKTWAPDQKLAGMGGHYQITNMRGNTLVTAFNYHPGGDVDKRTNLYVIKTADGGKTWQTMGGEILQTPLTHPYGPALVKDYAAEAKLVYLNDLNFDQAGNPIVLAVIGKSAKPGPIHGPREWVVIHWKGAHWEFHKVCESTHNYDMGSIYVEPKLWRIIGPTATGPQQYGTGGEMVLWESSDEGKTWTKIRNLTKKSPRNHAYARRPVNANADFYAFWADGDADKFSVSKLYFTNQKADKVWGLPFEMQKEFAKPRRVW; this is encoded by the coding sequence ATGCTCCACAAAACGTATTGCTTACTCTGTTTTTGTGCGGTTTTTCTTTGCTGTACCCAAAGCACGAATGCACAAAACCTGAAGGTGGACGGCTACAAAGGGATTTGGTTTACCCTCGGTCAGTTTTCAGAATTTGGCGATAAATATTCCGGTGGCCTGGGAACGTATACGGCCAATCACTTGCCCGTAGCGATTTATGCAGCTAAGGTACAAAAGACCTTTTTTGTCTACGGCGGCACTACACATCGTGACAAAAGGCATTTGTTGATCATGATTTCCTACTTCGATCATCGCAAAAAGAGGGTGCCAAAACCAGTGATTGTTTGTGATAAAATGGGGGTAGATGACCCACACGACAACGCCTCACTTTCCATTGACCAGAATGGGTACCTGTGGGTTTTTGTCAGCGGACGTGGAAAAATAAGACCCGGCTTGATTTTCAAAAGCCGTCAACCCTACAACATTGATGCTTTTGAAAAAATCCATGAAGCTGAAATAACCTACCCCCAACCCTGGGCAAGCGAAGCAAATGGTTTCCTCTCCATGTTTACCAAATACACCAATGGCCGTGAACTGTATTGGTCTACCAGTCCTGATGGCAAAACCTGGGCACCCGATCAAAAACTTGCTGGCATGGGTGGCCATTACCAAATTACCAACATGCGCGGCAATACACTGGTAACTGCTTTCAATTATCACCCCGGAGGAGATGTTGACAAGCGAACCAACCTCTATGTCATAAAAACAGCTGACGGGGGCAAAACCTGGCAAACCATGGGTGGGGAAATCCTGCAAACTCCGCTTACCCATCCTTATGGTCCTGCACTGGTAAAAGACTACGCCGCCGAAGCAAAACTCGTGTATTTGAACGACCTGAATTTCGACCAGGCAGGAAATCCAATTGTTTTGGCCGTAATCGGAAAAAGTGCCAAGCCCGGGCCTATCCACGGTCCACGAGAATGGGTGGTCATTCACTGGAAGGGTGCCCACTGGGAATTTCATAAAGTATGCGAATCTACCCACAACTACGACATGGGCTCGATCTACGTCGAACCCAAGCTGTGGCGCATCATCGGGCCAACGGCCACAGGCCCTCAGCAATACGGAACAGGTGGCGAAATGGTGCTCTGGGAATCCAGCGATGAAGGGAAAACCTGGACGAAAATTCGGAACCTGACCAAAAAAAGTCCTCGAAATCATGCCTATGCCCGCCGTCCAGTGAACGCAAATGCAGATTTTTACGCCTTTTGGGCAGATGGTGACGCGGATAAATTTTCAGTCTCGAAACTTTATTTTACGAACCAGAAAGCGGACAAAGTTTGGGGCTTACCTTTTGAGATGCAGAAAGAATTTGCGAAACCGAGGAGGGTGTGGTAA
- a CDS encoding glycosyl hydrolase has translation MRAINQFSLLLLLTLVIPAATFAQTPPSVLSNTDFLNPPQRYGIRCWWWWLNGNVTKAAISRDLAEMKAKGFSGACIFDAGGAEQRGNAQVPEGPMFGSPEWRDLYLHAINEAEKHGLVMSLSIQSGWNLGGPDITPAEAAKQVVFSETKIQGGTRVQQALVQPPSRYDYYQDIAVLAIPYKDNQGRKPIRDFANKAATREVGWSVPETRPLLSDIPATPGEEDAALSQVLNLSPYFQHGQLDWVAPAGEWLVIRMGYSPTDAHVSTSSGKWQGRVIDYMSAKHFNRYWDTHVEPLLSMIGDRAGKTLKYLQTDSFEAGGMNWTDGFEAEFKKRRGYDPLPYLPILAGKIIGDRETSNRFLNDLRKTLSDCISDNHYRVFAERAKKYGIGIQPESAGPHAGPFDGLKNYGHSEIMMSEFWSPSPHRSKHIDRFFVKQAASAAKIFDKKLVGAESFTTIGPHWNDVIWADMKPSADHEYCAGLNLVYLHTFTCSPREMGLPGQEYFAGTHFNPNVTWWHYSVPFIEYLSRCQMLLQQGRSVADVLYYYGDHIPNLGRYKEDDPAGALPDYDYDLINEDKLLVLAVKNGKIILPHGVSYRVLVLPNHQVLSLAALKKIQALVNAGATVIGTPALSTASLVGGANAEKERAQLVQALWGNAPGAVGARTVGKGRVIWGKTAREVLLASLVPDCAFVQKPEGKIYDYIHRQVGSADIYFLSSQNPVATQVTVAFRMQGKQPELWDAVTGEVRDATTFYQKEGKTFVPLDFGPNGSIFVVFRKTLSAETKASASKAPNYLNYRTVETLKSPWRVLFDPEYGHQELRLDSLISWTDRPEEGIKYFSGTAVYRTTFDATDLTGKLFLDLGTVKDVGIARVKLNGKDLGILWCPPFRVPITGLLKPSGNELEVAVVNSWRNRLVGDRGKPQNERITKTNVTIKPEWPLLESGLLGPVRVMRGE, from the coding sequence ATGCGGGCTATCAATCAATTTTCACTCCTCCTCCTCTTGACGCTGGTAATCCCAGCAGCAACCTTCGCTCAAACCCCTCCGAGCGTTCTCTCCAACACCGACTTCCTCAATCCCCCCCAACGCTACGGCATCCGCTGCTGGTGGTGGTGGCTCAACGGCAACGTGACCAAAGCCGCCATTTCCCGCGACCTGGCCGAGATGAAAGCCAAAGGCTTCAGCGGTGCCTGCATCTTTGACGCCGGAGGTGCCGAGCAGCGCGGCAATGCTCAGGTGCCCGAAGGACCGATGTTTGGCTCGCCGGAATGGCGCGACTTGTACCTGCACGCCATCAACGAAGCCGAAAAACACGGCCTGGTCATGTCGCTCAGCATCCAGAGTGGCTGGAACCTGGGAGGCCCGGACATTACGCCCGCCGAAGCCGCCAAGCAGGTGGTTTTTTCCGAAACAAAAATCCAGGGTGGCACCCGGGTGCAACAAGCACTGGTACAGCCCCCCAGCCGCTACGATTATTACCAGGACATTGCGGTGTTGGCCATTCCGTACAAAGACAACCAGGGGCGGAAGCCCATCCGCGATTTTGCTAACAAAGCGGCTACCCGCGAGGTCGGCTGGTCGGTACCCGAAACCCGGCCTTTGCTGAGCGATATACCGGCCACTCCCGGAGAAGAAGATGCTGCGCTCAGTCAAGTCTTGAACCTCAGTCCCTACTTTCAGCACGGACAGCTGGATTGGGTGGCCCCGGCTGGTGAGTGGCTGGTCATTCGGATGGGTTATTCCCCCACCGATGCCCACGTGTCGACCTCCAGTGGCAAATGGCAAGGGCGCGTGATCGATTACATGAGCGCCAAACATTTCAACCGCTATTGGGATACCCACGTGGAACCGCTCCTGAGTATGATTGGCGACCGGGCGGGCAAAACCCTCAAATACCTGCAAACCGATAGTTTCGAAGCGGGCGGCATGAATTGGACGGACGGCTTTGAAGCGGAATTTAAAAAACGCCGGGGTTACGATCCGTTGCCTTATTTGCCCATTTTGGCGGGAAAAATCATCGGCGACCGCGAAACCAGCAACCGTTTTTTGAACGATTTGCGCAAAACCCTGAGCGACTGCATTTCCGACAACCACTACCGCGTTTTTGCGGAGCGGGCCAAAAAATACGGCATCGGCATCCAACCCGAATCGGCGGGACCGCACGCCGGGCCTTTTGATGGGCTCAAAAACTACGGCCATTCCGAGATCATGATGAGCGAGTTTTGGTCACCTTCGCCCCACCGCTCCAAACACATCGATCGTTTTTTTGTGAAACAAGCGGCCAGTGCGGCCAAAATTTTTGATAAAAAACTGGTCGGAGCCGAGTCTTTTACCACCATCGGGCCACACTGGAACGACGTGATTTGGGCCGATATGAAACCCAGTGCCGACCATGAATACTGCGCCGGGCTGAACCTGGTTTACCTGCACACCTTCACCTGCTCGCCCCGCGAAATGGGGCTGCCCGGGCAAGAGTATTTTGCGGGTACCCACTTCAACCCCAACGTCACCTGGTGGCATTATTCCGTTCCCTTCATCGAATACCTGAGTCGCTGCCAAATGCTCTTGCAACAGGGGCGCTCGGTGGCCGATGTGCTGTATTATTATGGCGATCACATTCCCAACCTCGGGCGCTACAAGGAGGACGACCCGGCAGGTGCTTTGCCTGATTACGATTATGATCTCATCAACGAAGATAAACTGCTGGTTCTGGCTGTGAAAAATGGCAAAATTATCCTGCCGCACGGGGTGAGTTACCGGGTGCTGGTTTTGCCCAATCACCAGGTTTTGTCCTTGGCGGCTTTGAAAAAAATACAGGCGCTGGTCAATGCCGGTGCAACGGTGATTGGAACCCCGGCATTGAGTACGGCCAGCTTGGTGGGTGGCGCCAACGCGGAAAAAGAACGCGCTCAGCTCGTACAAGCCTTATGGGGCAATGCTCCCGGAGCCGTGGGTGCGCGTACAGTAGGTAAGGGACGGGTGATTTGGGGCAAAACGGCCCGTGAGGTATTGCTGGCAAGTTTGGTACCCGATTGTGCTTTTGTACAAAAACCGGAGGGAAAAATATACGATTACATCCACCGCCAAGTGGGATCAGCAGACATCTATTTTCTCAGCAGTCAAAATCCGGTAGCAACTCAAGTCACCGTTGCCTTTCGCATGCAAGGCAAACAACCAGAATTGTGGGACGCCGTTACCGGGGAAGTCCGCGACGCCACTACTTTTTACCAAAAAGAAGGCAAAACCTTCGTGCCACTCGACTTTGGCCCCAATGGTTCCATCTTTGTAGTATTCCGAAAAACCTTGAGTGCTGAGACCAAAGCCTCGGCCAGCAAAGCCCCCAATTACCTGAATTACCGTACCGTCGAAACCCTAAAATCGCCCTGGCGGGTACTTTTTGATCCCGAATACGGCCACCAGGAACTGCGACTGGATTCCCTGATCAGTTGGACCGATCGACCAGAGGAGGGCATCAAATATTTCTCGGGAACAGCAGTGTACCGCACGACTTTTGATGCCACTGATCTTACCGGGAAGCTGTTTTTGGATTTGGGTACTGTCAAAGACGTCGGTATCGCCCGGGTAAAACTCAATGGCAAAGACTTGGGCATTTTGTGGTGCCCACCTTTTCGGGTGCCCATTACTGGCTTATTGAAACCGAGTGGGAATGAACTGGAAGTCGCCGTGGTCAACTCCTGGCGCAACCGTCTGGTAGGTGATCGAGGCAAACCGCAAAATGAACGCATCACCAAAACAAACGTCACGATTAAGCCAGAATGGCCCTTGTTGGAGTCGGGTTTGTTGGGACCAGTGCGGGTGATGCGGGGGGAATAA